The Phreatobacter oligotrophus genome includes the window GCTCCAAACTGGGTCGCTGGTGTTGAAACCTCAATCTCGGGTACAACAGTGAATCGCCGGTTTGCTTCAACGTTTGGCGCGGCTGACGACATTTACCAGCATCGACTGCCATTTTTTGCTACGTTCACAGGCCGCTTGGGCTACGCAGCGGGGCAGACATTGTGGTACGCCCGCGGCGGTCTGGCCTTGGCGTCAACAACCTTCCGATACGATGATGTAACCCCCCCGAACATTGGGACAGGTAGCGCATCCAGCACCCGGGCGGGTTGGACCGTTGGCGTAGGCGCTGAATACGCCATCAACCAGAATTGGTCTGTTGCGGCTGAATACAACTATGCAAAGTTCAGCGGGTGGACTGCTGCGTTGAACGCAACTGACTCGGTGCGTGCATCGACGGCCGTGCACGCCATCACGGCTCGGGTTAACTACCGCTTCTGGTCCGGCCCATCAGCGGTTGTGTCTCGGTATTGATGGATAGCGGCGCATTATATAATCGTCGCTACCATGGAAGAGTTTGGCAACGGCGAATTGAGATGCGACGTAATCTGTGGCGCAGGTGGGACCCTTGCAAACCACACCGCGTGCGCCAGCCCGCCGCCTGGGTCCCGGGCGGCGGGTTTTTCTTGGAAACCTCCACCCATCCGCATTGAGACGCGATGGCATCCGCTGCACCGCGCGCCAGCCGCAGGCCAAACACGTCAGCGGCCGGCCACGGGTCGGGGACGGCTCCTCGTTCAGTGCCTTTATGGCCTCCCAGCTCTTCACGGCGTTACGGCTGCAGCAGACGGACTGAAGGCGCGCGCCAGCGACGCCTAGCTTCTTCAGCATAGGCACCGCCGACGGGGTTAGGGGGAACGCTGTTGCGACGAGCGCATCACCCTTGCAGCCATTGGGAAGCTTGGCGGAGGGGCCCAGCCCCCTTAACGTCAGCCTCGAACGCAGCGATTCCGATCGTGGCCGTTTCGACCAGCCCACCTCGACGAGATAGTTTGTATTTCCGCCGATTGCCCGGCCAAAGGACCGCGAGCGCGAAGGCTGGGCGTGGGTCGCGCAAACGCTCTGCACCGCGGGAAAGCCGGCAAGCCATCTTCACGTCGCCTATTAATTTCCGTGAGAAGCGACCTGGCCGGCCCCCATTGGGTGGTCCAGTTTGAATGTTAGTGCATGACGGGTCTTGGCGCCACGGCTGGCGTGGCCGGCGAAGCTGGTCCGGGTTGCGCAGCCGGCCACAGGACCGCTTCTGGTGCCGGGGGTTTGTAGCCCAGAGATGAATGCGGTCGCGCCGTGTTGTAGTGCTGGCGCCATCCTTCGATGACGATCTGGGCCTCCTTCAGCGAGTAGAAGATCTCGCCATCAAGCAGCTCGTCGCGAAGCTTCGAGTTGAAGCTCTCGCAATAGCCGTTCTCCCAGGGGCTCCCGGGCATGATGTAGGCCGTCCTGGCACCGACGGTGGCGATCCATTCGCGCAACGCCTTGGCGATGAACTCCGGGCCGTTGTCGGACCGGATATGGCCAGGGATGCCGCGCAGGATGAACAGGTCGGAGAGGACGTCGATCACGTCGACAGCCTTCAATCTCCGGCTTACCCTGATGGCCATGCATTCCCGTGTGAACTCGTCGATTACGTTGAGCATGCGGAACTTCCTGCCGTTGTGGGTCCGGTCCTCGACGAAGTCGTAGGACCAGACATGGTTAGGATATTCCGGTCGAAGCCGGATGCAGGAACCGTCGTTCAGCCAGAGACGGCCGCGCTTGGGCTGTTTCTGCGGAACCTTCAGCCCCTCACGCCGCCAGATCCGCTCGACCCGTTTGACGTTCACCACCCAGCCCGCACGGTGCAGCATCACCGTGATACGACGATACCCGTAGCGGCCGTATTGGAGAGCGAGCGCGAGGATGTCGGCGGTCAACGCCGCTTCATCGTCCGGTGTCGTGGGAACCTTGCGCTGCGTCGATCGATATTGACCCAGAACCCGGCACGCCCGCCGTTCGGGAACGCCAAGCTCAGCCACAACATGATCGACGCAAGCGCGACGGCGTGCGGGGCTTAGAAGTTTCCCCGTGCAGCTTCCGCCAGGATCATCTTGTCCAGTGTCAGATCCGAGACGGCGCGCCGAAGCCGCGAGTTCTCCGTCTCAAGCTCCTTCAGCCGCTTCACCTGATCACCCTTCAGGCCACCGTATTCCGAGCGCCAACGGTAATAAGTTACTTCCGTCACGCCTATCGATCGGATCGCCTCTGCGACCGGTCTGCCCTGCGCACTCAGCACGTCAACCTGCCGAAGCTTCGTGACGATCTCTTCCGCGCTGTGTCTCTTTCTCGGCATTCTTCAGTCCTCCATCGGCTCAAAAGCCATACATCAGGGAGGACCACTTTTCTGGGGGCAGACCAGACGCCGATATCGGCGGCAAGAAGCAGCTGGCGCGGTGCCTGGCCGTCATGATCGCGCGGTGCCCCTTGAGGCCAGTGCCGAGCAGTTCATCGGTATGGGCGGCGCCTTTCTCGGTCGATAGCAGGCCCCGAGCGGCAACATGAAGGCTTCATGGACATCCTTCGCTGGCGTGCGACCAGCCGGACCGTCGAGCGGCTAATGGTTGCTTATCCGACCATTCTGACGGACGTCGAGCGCGCCTCCCGCTTCCTTTGCCTGCAGCGCACCGCCTGGAGCGGCTAGTCGCCAGCCGGAGTTCGGTGTTTCGCCGGGCACGGCCGGCCGCTTCGCCCCCGACTGCGTGGCGCCTATCTGCTACGAACTGTACAAGCCTCGCCGGCGTCAACGCTGTTCTACCTGGACCCATTTGGCAGCTCAGGAGATGCAAGCTATTGGGCTAAGCGCAGGGCAAGAATGTTGGTGAGCGCAGGCCTGGTTGGTTTGACAAGGTCGGTGATCGGGGCAAGGTAAGATTACACGGAACCTGTATTTCTTGTATTGCGCTAGACTGGGATTGGGTTGGCGGCAGCTTGCGAGACTTCGGCTGGTGCTTAGCTCGTTAACTCAAGTGTTTCATCTAGCTGTGTGATCAGCTCAATGAGTTCCTTGCGCTGTGCAGGCCTAAAGCCGTTCATTGGGGTAAGCCGTTGCTGAGGGACCTGTTGGGCCAGCCGGCTGATCGCTTCTGTCCAAGCAGGTCCATCATCATTCGCGACGAGAATGGCTTGGCCTTGGCTGGCTTCTGACAGTACGGGGAGGTCGGAGGCTACGGCAGGTACCCCTAGGGTCAATGCCTCTGCCAAAGGAAGTCCGAAGCCTTCAGCGTGGGTTGGCATCAGCAGGCCTCTGGAATGAGCGATGAGATGCATCAACGCTTGGCTCGAGAGCCCGGGCATCTCAAGAACATGGCTGCGAATAGCCGCGCAGCGATCAAGCAGGTCATGGGCTTCGGCGCCACCATATCCCCGCACACCGGCTACGATCAGCTTCGGCATGGATCGTCCTGCTAGCAATTGCTCTCGCCATAGGAGGAGTAGAAAGAGCTGGTTTTTTCGCGCCTCGATAGTTCCGCAGGTCACAAAATAGGGTGAGGCAGCAAGTGTAGGATCCGGAGGTGCGTGGTAGTCAAGCGCGGCTGAAGGCACCAGGGGTTGAACGAATACGGCGGGACAGGGGATACGATGCCTCTGCGTGAATGCCTTAAGCTGATTGGCAACAGTGTTCGTCGAGACGAGTATCGCCCGGCAACGGCTGAGCATCCGGTTGAGGACGGTCGCGAAATAGGTATCTGTGCGAACGTTGAACCACTCCGGCTCTTCTATCGGCAAAAGATCATGAAGAAAGGCCGCAGCCCTCAAGTCCGGTCTTTCAGCCAAGAAGCCGGTCGCCTTCTCCACCGCGAAGCCTACCTGGCCCACGTTGAGATAAAGCGATCCTTTCGGAAGTCGGCCCAACGAAACGCCGCGCTTCAACCCCGTTCGGGCCACCAAGCTTACGATGTCGCGGGGCAAATGAAACAGCCGGCGATGGCGGCGTCTTGGGCGTACACCTTGAACAAGCCAACGACGGGCGTCCCGGAGAACTGGATCGGTGTGGTAAGGGTTATCTTCACGCCATAGATGACGGGTCGACGCCGCCAACGCTGCGAGAGTTGGGCGCTCCACAATGCGTGGGCCCCAAGGATAGGCGACGACGCCGAGCACTTCCCGGTCGCTGTCCCCGAGCAACGCTTCGATAAAGTCTAGATCGACCCGTTCGATGCCGCGTGGCCGCCCACGCAGGACGGAAACGAAGAGACGGGTTAGGTCAAGGGCGACCGGGCTTGCCATAAGTCGTGGCCTTAGATCCTTGCCAGCGCCGTGACGAGACGATCACAATAGTCGCCCCAAGTTGGCGCGATGTAGGATCGTGCGATAGACGATAGTCGCTGCGCCTCATGCGTTTCGGTAAGGGTGGTGATGGCTTCCGCCCAAGCCGGTCCGTCCATGGGCGAAAGATACATCGCATGGCCTTGGCTAATCTCCCGATAAACGGGAATGTCAGATACCAGGGCGGGGACACCAGCGGCTAGCGCCTCTGCGACCGGAATGCCGTAGCCCTCCGCAAAAGAGGCGTTCAACAAGGCGCGTGCGCCCAATAGAAGACGCCTACAGGCGGCATCAGAAAGCCCCGAGACAGCGATGACATGGCCTCGTAGCGCTGGGGATCGATGCAGGACGCTCATGACACCCTCGTTCTCCCAGCCCCCTCGTCCAATGATGACGAGTTTCGGGACCGGCCGGCCGCTGCGTACCAACTGGCGCCATAGGTTGATTAGACCGAGATAGTTCTTGCGCGGTTCGATCGTTCCAATCGCAA containing:
- a CDS encoding outer membrane protein, with the protein product MKHYVSALVAVLTSTATQAADLRGPVAAPLPAAVVAPVFDWSGFFVGLHAGGVWSRNRYVGGASGGAPDWAAGTVFGTEPSGFIGGVQIGYNWQFAPNWVAGVETSISGTTVNRRFASTFGAADDIYQHRLPFFATFTGRLGYAAGQTLWYARGGLALASTTFRYDDVTPPNIGTGSASSTRAGWTVGVGAEYAINQNWSVAAEYNYAKFSGWTAALNATDSVRASTAVHAITARVNYRFWSGPSAVVSRY
- a CDS encoding IS3 family transposase (programmed frameshift) — its product is MPRKRHSAEEIVTKLRQVDVLSAQGRPVAEAIRSIGVTEVTYYRWRSEYGGLKGDQVKRLKELETENSRLRRAVSDLTLDKMILAEAAPGKLLSPARRRACVDHVVAELGVPERRACRVLGQYRSTQRKVPTTPDDEAALTADILALALQYGRYGYRRITVMLHRAGWVVNVKRVERIWRREGLKVPQKQPKRGRLWLNDGSCIRLRPEYPNHVWSYDFVEDRTHNGRKFRMLNVIDEFTRECMAIRVSRRLKAVDVIDVLSDLFILRGIPGHIRSDNGPEFIAKALREWIATVGARTAYIMPGSPWENGYCESFNSKLRDELLDGEIFYSLKEAQIVIEGWRQHYNTARPHSSLGYKPPAPEAVLWPAAQPGPASPATPAVAPRPVMH
- a CDS encoding glycosyltransferase, whose translation is MASPVALDLTRLFVSVLRGRPRGIERVDLDFIEALLGDSDREVLGVVAYPWGPRIVERPTLAALAASTRHLWREDNPYHTDPVLRDARRWLVQGVRPRRRHRRLFHLPRDIVSLVARTGLKRGVSLGRLPKGSLYLNVGQVGFAVEKATGFLAERPDLRAAAFLHDLLPIEEPEWFNVRTDTYFATVLNRMLSRCRAILVSTNTVANQLKAFTQRHRIPCPAVFVQPLVPSAALDYHAPPDPTLAASPYFVTCGTIEARKNQLFLLLLWREQLLAGRSMPKLIVAGVRGYGGAEAHDLLDRCAAIRSHVLEMPGLSSQALMHLIAHSRGLLMPTHAEGFGLPLAEALTLGVPAVASDLPVLSEASQGQAILVANDDGPAWTEAISRLAQQVPQQRLTPMNGFRPAQRKELIELITQLDETLELTS